A DNA window from Ovis aries strain OAR_USU_Benz2616 breed Rambouillet chromosome 7, ARS-UI_Ramb_v3.0, whole genome shotgun sequence contains the following coding sequences:
- the LOC101102399 gene encoding LOW QUALITY PROTEIN: disintegrin and metalloproteinase domain-containing protein 20 (The sequence of the model RefSeq protein was modified relative to this genomic sequence to represent the inferred CDS: inserted 3 bases in 2 codons): protein MGQFFQDTDPXKVIPATLNSSEGGARPAVPDVPPSSALSRWLHNDXVGEALVHFRVTPLLLWFGVCLFISGHCQARPSQHFSSPELVIPLKVTGWGRNAKVPGWLSYSLRFGGQRHITHMKVKKLLISRPLPVFTYTDQRSLHQDQPYLPDDCYYHGYVEGVPKSLVALSTCSGGFRGVLQINDLAYEIEPVRSSATFEHWVYRIDSDDTQFPRKRCGLTEEEIARQLELHNFTLKQSSYTGWWTHLLFLELVVVVDNLRFVHSGSNVSVVQIEIATVVNVINSLYHPLEVDVTLTGLEIWTEGNQIATENMDTMLEDFAVWKFFNLDNRLPHDAAHLFIKKSFGIQLGLAYVDGVCQNPLNCAIIVFEDDSLFDTGLIVTHELGHNLGMLHDTEFCVCEFEFCIMYPAKAVTSKFSNCSYGEFWNNVMRKGFCLISPPNPANIFRIEYCGNLVVEEGEECDCGTVQQCKRDHCCLPDCTLKPGAACAFGSCCKNCKVRSTGTLCRKQINACDLPEWCNGASHQCPEDVYVQDGIPCSDSAYCYKKNCVNHDEQCREIFGKDARSASRSCYKEINTQGNRFGHCGIRDIEYIKCEVPDILCGRVQCENVEVIPNLMEHSTVHQFQVNDTTCWGTDYHIGMSIPDVGQVKDGTMCGQKKICVHSRCVSMVPEPQACQPKTCHMKGVCNSKQECHCNPGWAPPYCKDKGSGGSNSSGPPGNPQGDEEEEADEDDEAEQSEETKMVKNSHMLLWLIPLICLFVCCFLVFCKKHKKEKPEMKTEEETEEEETEEEDMEEESD from the exons ATGGGCCAGTTCTTCCAGGACACAGATC TAAAGGTTATCCCTGCAACCCTCAACAGTTCAGAGGGAGGAGCCAGACCAGCAGTGCCTGATGTCCCGCCCTCTTCTGCCCTGAGCAGGTGGCTCCATAATGA AGTGGGTGAGGCCCTGGTACACTTCAGAGTCACTCCCCTGCTGCTCTGGTTTGGGGTGTGTCTGTTCATTTCTGGTCACTGTCAGGCCAGGCCCTCCCAGCACTTCTCTTCCCCAGAGTTGGTGATCCCCTTGAAGGTGACTGGCTGGGGCAGAAATGCAAAGGTTCCAGGCTGGCTCTCCTATAGCCTGCGATTTGGGGGCCAAAGACACATCACCCACATGAAGGTCAAGAAGCTCTTGATTTCCAGACCCCTCCCAGTGTTCACCTACACAGACCAGCGTTCCCTGCACCAGGACCAGCCTTATCTTCCTGATGACTGCTACTATCATGGTTATGTGGAGGGTGTTCCCAAGTCCCTGGTTGCCCTCAGTACCTGTTCTGGAGGTTTTCGAGGAGTACTACAGATAAATGATCTTGCTTATGAAATTGAACCAGTTAGGTCTTCTGCCACATTTGAACACTGGGTGTATAGAATAGACAGCGATGATACTCAGTTCccacgtaagagatgtgggttaacagaagaggaaatagcaCGCCAATTGGAGTTGCACAATTTCACTCTGAAGCAAAGTTCTTACACAGGCTGGTGGACCCACTTGCTGTTTCTTGAGCTGGTAGTGGTTGTGGACAATCTTCGATTCGTTCACTCGGGAAGCAATGTGTCAGTAGTACAAATTGAGATAGCTACTGTTGTCAATGTAATAAATAGCCTGTATCACCCTTTGGAAGTTGATGTAACTTTAACTGGGCTTGAAATCTGGACTGAAGGAAACCAAATTGCCACTGAAAACATGGATACAATGTTGGAGGATTTTGCTGTTTGGAAGTTTTTTAACCTTGATAACCGACTGCCGCATGATGCAGCCCATCTTTTTATAAAGAAATCCTTTGGCATTCAGCTTGGATTGGCCTATGTTGATGGAGTATGCCAGAATCCTCTTAATTGTGCAATTATTGTTTTCGAAGATGATAGTTTATTTGATACTGGGCTTATTGTTACCCATGAACTTGGTCATAATTTAGGTATGCTGCATGATactgaattttgtgtgtgtgaatttgaGTTTTGCATAATGTATCCTGCCAAAGCAGTAACGAGTAAATTCAGCAACTGCAGTTATGGTGAATTTTGGAACAATGTGATGAGGAAAGGATTTTGTCTCATCTCTCCTCCAAATCCAGCGAATATCTTTAGGATAGAGTATTGTGGGAACCTAGTGGTCGAAGAAGGAGAGGAGTGTGACTGTGGAACCGTACAGCAATGTAAACGTGATCACTGCTGTCTGCCGGATTGCACTCTGAAACCTGGAGCTGCTTGTGCTTTTGGGTCTTGCTGCAAAAACTGCAAGGTCAGGTCAACAGGGACTTTGTGCAGAAAACAGATCAATGCATGTGACCTTCCAGAGTGGTGCAATGGGGCATCGCATCAGTGCCCAGAAGATGTATATGTGCAGGATGGGATTCCCTGTAGTGACAGTGCCTACTGCTATAAAAAGAACTGTGTTAACCATGATGAACAGTGCAGGGAGATTTTTGGCAAAGATGCAAGGAGTGCATCTCGGAGTTGCTACAAAGAAATCAACACCCAAGGAAATCGATTTGGTCACTGTGGTATCAGAGACATAGAGTACATAAAATGTGAAGTCCCTGATATCCTGTGTGGGAGAGTTCAGTGTGAAAATGTGGAAGTAATTCCAAATCTGATGGAACATTCCACAGTGCATCAGTTTCAAGTCAATGACACCACTTGCTGGGGCACCGACTATCACATAGGAATGTCCATACCTGATGTCGGCCAGGTGAAAGATGGTACGATGTGTGGTCAAAAAAAGATCTGTGTTCACAGCAGGTGTGTCAGTATGGTTCCTGAGCCACAAGCCTGTCAGCCCAAGACCTGCCACATGAAGGGGGTTTGCAATAGTAAGCAAGAGTGCCACTGCAACCCTGGATGGGCACCTCCCTACTGCAAGGATAAAGGCAGTGGAGGTAGTAATAGTAGTGGCCCACCTGGTAATCCCCAAGGagatgaggaagaagaggcagacGAGGACGACGAGGCAGAACAGTCAGAGGAGACAAAAATGGTAAAGAACAGTCACATGTTACTGTGGCTTATTCCTttgatttgtttatttgtatgttGCTTCCTTGTGTTTTGTAAGAAGCATAAAAAGGAAAAGCCAGAAATGAAGACGGAAGAGGAAACGGAAGAAGAGGAAACGGAAGAAGAGGATATGGAAGAAGAAAGTGACTAA